GCTCATATTGAGCCCGGATGATTTCGGGATAAGGAAAGTCAAACCGGTAGATCCCCGCCTCAGGAAGGGTGAGATACTGAACGTCAAGGTCTTAGGAGAGGGATGGAAAGTTGGTGAAGTCTTAGCTGTCGCGAGAAATAGAGTTGTGACGGTCCTAGACTCCCCTCCCGTTCCTCCGGGCTCATTGATAAAAGTGAGGGTGATCAGGGATAGGGATAATATATATTACGCTAGGTTCACCGGAGGTGTGTGAGGAGCGCTGACCAGTCGCACTTATGTTTAGCCAATAGGGTGGCGGGGAGGTGGAGGCATGGAAATAGCGCTATCTAAGGGAGAAATGGAGCTCCTCCAGCTTCTGAGATCCAGAGGAGGAAGGGCGGAGTTAGGTGATATAGGTGATAAGAGCAGGGTAGCGGCCCTATCAACACTTCTCAAGGAAAAAGGACTTCTGAAAATCGTTGAGAGGAAAAAGAAAGTTCTAAGGCTTACAGAGAGGGGAATACGGCATGCTAAGGAAGGATTACCTGAAGAGAAAATACTGAGGATCCTGAGGGAGAGAGGTAAGGCTAACCTCTCCGAACTATCGAGTTTGATGGAAGAGGATGAGCTCAACGTTGCGCTGGGTGAGGGGAGGAGGAAGGGCCTCCTGAGGATAGAGAGCAGGGATGGGGAGGTAACGGTAATTCCTCTATCCTGGGAGGTACCGGAGAGGGAGATAATAGATAAGATCATGAAGGGGGAGCTAGAGGAGGGAGATGTCGATCAGGGAATTCTAAAGAGTTTGAGGAGGAGGGGGCTCGTTGAGACAGAGGAGGTCACTGAGGCTGAGATAATACTCACTCCCCTAGGTCTTGATGCCGCCGAGGGGAGGATCCCCCTGATCGAGGAAGTGGGTAAGCTGAGCAGAGATCTGATAGTGAGCGGAGAATGGAAAAAGAAAAAACTCAAGGCTTATGATGTTAAAGCGAGCCCTCCTGTAGTATATCCTGGAAAGCCACATCCTTACGTCTATTTCCTGGAGGAGGTGAGGGAGATATTGATCGGAATGGGGTTCACGGAGGTGAAGAGCCCGATAGTTGAGAGCGAATTCTGGAACTTCGATGTCCTTTTTCAAGCACAAGATCATCCAGCCAGGGAAGTCCATGATTCCTACAAACTGGCTTATCCTGAGGCGGCAGATCTCTCTAGGTACGATGAGCTTGTCAACAGGATAGCTAGGACACATGAGGATGGCTGGATAACTGGGTCGAAGGGGTGGGGGTATAAGTGGAGCTTTGAGATAGCTAGGAGGCTCATACTGAGATCCCAGACGACTGCTGCTTCAGCTAGATCCTTAGCTAATGGACTGGAGGTCCCGAGTAAGATATTCGCCATAGATAAAGTTTTCAGACCGGAAGCTCCGGATAAAACGCATGCTTTCGAGTTCCACCAGTGTGAGGGAGTTGTCTTGGCCGAGGGGATGAATGTGAGAAATCTGATGGGATTCCTAGCGGAGTTCTCCAAGAACTTGGGCTTCAAAGAGGTGAAGTTCAAGCCAGCTTATTTCCCATTCACGGAGCCGAGTGTAGAGGCTTATGTTAAGCATGAGAAACTGGGATGGATAGAGATAGCTGGCTCGGGGCTCTTCAGGCCGGAGATGCTGATACCCCTGGGTTACGATTACCCCAGGGTTCAGGCACTGGCCTGGGGGATAGGGATAGGGAGATTAGCCATGATAAAGCTCGGATTGGAGGATATAAGAGAGCTTCACTCCCAGAACCTGGATTACCTTAGGAAGGCGCCTCTGGTGTGGTGAGAGCTTGCCGGTCGTGAGTTTCAGTAGGAGGGAGATGGAGAGGCTCTGGAGGAGCCTCAGCGAGGAGGAGCTCACTGATCTCTTAGACTTCACGAAGATGAACTTGGAATCCTTCGGGGAGGAGGTGGGATTCGAGGTAACCTCCGATAGGATGGATCTAGTGACTTTAGAGGGCATAGTGAGATGTCTCAAGGGTATCTCGAACGAGGAACTGGGCCTACCTAAGTATAGGGTGAGGAGGAAGGCCTTCGAGGTCAGAGTGGGTGAGGGAGTAGCCAAGGTCAGGCCATATGTAGTCGCTGCCCTCGTCAGGGATGTCGATCTGAGGACTGAGGAATCTTTAGTGGCCCTCATAGAGGCACAAGAGAAGATACATGATACTTTAGGGAGGAAGAGGAGGAGGGTCGCTATCGGGCTCCATGACTTCTCGAAGGTCAAGCCCCCTATAATTTACGACGCTAGGAGGGCTGAGGAGGTCCACTTCGTGCCTCTGGGCGAGTATGCGGAAATGAGTGCTAAAGAGATATTAGAACAGACGGAAAAAGGTAAAATATATTCTCATTTAATCGCAAATCCAGAAAATTTAGTCCCATTAATAATGGACTCTAGGGAGGAGGTCCTCAGCATGCCCCCAATAATAAACTCGGAGCTCACGAGACTCACCCCGGGCGTCAGGGATATCTTCATAGATGTGACTGGGACGGATCTGAAGGCGATATGGTATGCCCTCGAGATAATATCCTCAGCTTTAGCTGAGAGAGGGGGAGAAATAAGCACGCTGGACATCTTATACCCAGACGGTAGGAACATAGAGACCCCGAGGCATGAGCCCGAGGAAATGGAAGTGGATCTAGATTTCATAAGGAGCATATTGGGCCTAAACCTCTCGGAGGATGACGTGGTAATGCAGCTCCTGAGAGCCAGACTGGATGCGGAGTGCTCAGATGGTAAAGTCAGAGTGCTCATTCCGGGTTATAGATCAGATTTCTTACATCCGATCGATGTAGCTGAGGAAGTCTCAATAACCTTGGGACTGAACAAAATTGGATATGAGCTTCCAAAGAACGTAATGACTGTCGGTAGGCCCCATCCTGTGGAGAAGGTATCCAGGAAAGTGAGGACGGTGATGATAGGGCTAGGCTATCAGGAGGTCCTCAACTACATAATGACGAGCAGGGCATCCCTCTTCCACGCAGTCGGCAGGGAAGAGAGGGAAGTTGTTGAGATATCAAATCCGGTCTCTGAGAGCTACAGCGTTTTAAGGGATGCCTTGTTCCCGGGATTACTAGCATTCCTAGCGAATAATACTCACGTAAGGTACCCTCAGAAGGTCTTCGAGATAGGGGATGTGGTGCTAATAGATGAGAGGCTTGAGAACAAGACTAGGGATGAGAGGAGGGTGGCTGCCGCATATGCAGACGATTCCGTAGGCTTTGAGGACATATATTCCCACCTGAAGGTCCTATTTGAGAATCTCTCGTATAGGATAGAGCTGGAGCCCAGGAAGGAGAGGCCCTTCATAGAGGGGAGGTGCGCGAGCGTGCTGAGGGAGGGGGAGGAGGTGGGAGTGATAGGCGAGATAGATCCCGAAGTCCTCCTCAATCTGGGGATAACTGTTCCCGTCGCCATATTCGAAGTAGCTCTGAAGGTACCGGGGAAAGAGCCACTAACTTGAGACCTAAATCTGTATAAGAACTCCTTTTTATTGTCCTCAGCCTGTACGCTAGCTCATGAGCTGCCCAGATGACCATCCACTAGTTTCTGCTACTCCACATTAAGGGGCGATGATCATTAGAACAGCTCTAGGGTCTTCTCCAGGAGGGCCCCTCCCCAAGCCACGTCCTTGAGGCTTATGACTTCGCAAGGGCTGTGCATGTACCTCAAGGGTATCGAGATGAGGGCCGTCTTCACACCGCCTCTAGCGACCTGTATCACCCAAGTATCAGTTCCCGCTCCTCTGAAATCGGCTTCGTACTGGCGAGGGATCTCATTTTCCTCCGCGGCTCTCTCTATTAACTCCACCACCTCAGGGTGGTATATGGGGCCCCTGCTTATTACAGGTCCCTTCCCCAGCGAGATCCTCGGGGCCTCCGGTAGCATCGGCTGCTCGGCGAATGTGACATCGATAGCTATAGCTACCTCGGGCTTCAGCCTATATGCCATCATTTCAGCGCCTCTGAGTCCTATTTCCTCCTGTATAGTGGCTGTGAAATGCACCTCCGCATCTATTCCCCCTCCCTCACGGCTGAGCATCGCTCCATATATCATCGTCGCGACACCCGCAGCATTATCGAGACCCGGAGAGGAGAAGAATTCGGATCCAAGCGAAATTGGATCGTAATCAGGGACTCCATAGGTTCCAGGTTTTATCCCCATGCTCTCAGCTTCCTCCTTACTGCGGGCTCCTATGTCTATCACTAAATCCTTTATCTCTATCTTCTTCTCCTCAAGCTCCTTGTAAACCCTCAGGAAATGCGCCGGTACTACCCCTATGACTCCCCTAACAATTCCCTTGCCCGTTATCAGCTTAACACGGGATCCATAGAGGACTCTGGGATCCCATCCAACCCCATCGAACTTTATGTATCCTTCATTCGTCACCTCCTTAACTATTATCCCGATCTGATCGACGTGAGCCGCTATCATTATTGAGGGCTTCCCGCCTGGGTTCAGGATGCCTTCAACATTTCCCCAAGGGTCTATCCTGATCGCATCGCAGTGGGGCTCGAGGATCTCAGCTATAGAAGGGGCGAAGGTCCTTTCGCTTCCCGTGACCCTAGGGATGGATGTCAACTTATTCAATATCCCTCTGACATCATCGAGCGATGAGCTCAAACGATCACCTGGATATACTCAAAGAATAAATAATAAGGTTGGTCCCACTCTGGATGTCCTTCAGGATAGAGGATGTAAGGGCTAGGGAGGTACTGGACTCCAGAGGGAACCCTACGGTGGAAGTGACAGTTAAATTGGAGGGAGGAGGCTCAGGAAGGTTCTCAGTTCCATCCGGTGCCTCAAAGGGGAAGAGGGAGGCCTTAGAGCTAAGGGATGGCGGGAAATGGCTGAGGGGAATGGGAGTCATTAAGGCCGTGAGGAACGTCAATGAGATAATAAGACCCTCCCTGATAGGGGTGGATGCATCAATTCAACCTCTAGTAGACGATATATTGATTCAGCTGGATGGAACACCTAATAAATCGAGATTAGGAGCTAACTCGATTCTGGGTGCTTCAGTAGCTTCGGCAAAAGCATCTTCCGATCAAATGGGTGTCCCTCTCTACAAGTACCTGGGAGGAGCTTTCTCGAGGGTTCTACCAATACCCCTCATGAATATAATAAATGGTGGGAAACATGCGGGCAATGAGCTAGCTATTCAAGAATTTATGATAGTGCCAGTTAAATTTAAGACATTTAAAGACGCTCTCTTTGCCGGAGTAAGCGTTTATATGGAGCTAAAAGCTCTCCTCGAGGAGAGATACGGTAGGCATGCTGTTAACCTCGGAGATGAGGGGGGCTTCGCTCCTCCAATGAAGAGGACCGAGGAAGCCTTAGAAGCATTGGTCAGCTCGATAGAGAGAGTTGGGCTTGAGGGGGAAGTTAAACTAGCTATTGATTGCGCCGCGAGCAACTTCTATGCAGATGGG
The sequence above is drawn from the Candidatus Korarchaeum cryptofilum OPF8 genome and encodes:
- the pheS gene encoding phenylalanine--tRNA ligase subunit alpha, whose protein sequence is MEIALSKGEMELLQLLRSRGGRAELGDIGDKSRVAALSTLLKEKGLLKIVERKKKVLRLTERGIRHAKEGLPEEKILRILRERGKANLSELSSLMEEDELNVALGEGRRKGLLRIESRDGEVTVIPLSWEVPEREIIDKIMKGELEEGDVDQGILKSLRRRGLVETEEVTEAEIILTPLGLDAAEGRIPLIEEVGKLSRDLIVSGEWKKKKLKAYDVKASPPVVYPGKPHPYVYFLEEVREILIGMGFTEVKSPIVESEFWNFDVLFQAQDHPAREVHDSYKLAYPEAADLSRYDELVNRIARTHEDGWITGSKGWGYKWSFEIARRLILRSQTTAASARSLANGLEVPSKIFAIDKVFRPEAPDKTHAFEFHQCEGVVLAEGMNVRNLMGFLAEFSKNLGFKEVKFKPAYFPFTEPSVEAYVKHEKLGWIEIAGSGLFRPEMLIPLGYDYPRVQALAWGIGIGRLAMIKLGLEDIRELHSQNLDYLRKAPLVW
- a CDS encoding M42 family peptidase, which gives rise to MSSSLDDVRGILNKLTSIPRVTGSERTFAPSIAEILEPHCDAIRIDPWGNVEGILNPGGKPSIMIAAHVDQIGIIVKEVTNEGYIKFDGVGWDPRVLYGSRVKLITGKGIVRGVIGVVPAHFLRVYKELEEKKIEIKDLVIDIGARSKEEAESMGIKPGTYGVPDYDPISLGSEFFSSPGLDNAAGVATMIYGAMLSREGGGIDAEVHFTATIQEEIGLRGAEMMAYRLKPEVAIAIDVTFAEQPMLPEAPRISLGKGPVISRGPIYHPEVVELIERAAEENEIPRQYEADFRGAGTDTWVIQVARGGVKTALISIPLRYMHSPCEVISLKDVAWGGALLEKTLELF
- the eno gene encoding phosphopyruvate hydratase, with the protein product MSFRIEDVRAREVLDSRGNPTVEVTVKLEGGGSGRFSVPSGASKGKREALELRDGGKWLRGMGVIKAVRNVNEIIRPSLIGVDASIQPLVDDILIQLDGTPNKSRLGANSILGASVASAKASSDQMGVPLYKYLGGAFSRVLPIPLMNIINGGKHAGNELAIQEFMIVPVKFKTFKDALFAGVSVYMELKALLEERYGRHAVNLGDEGGFAPPMKRTEEALEALVSSIERVGLEGEVKLAIDCAASNFYADGKYNIDGASLTKEELISFYERIVDEYPIVAIEDPFHEEDLDSLSELTKKLGHRILLVGDDYFVSNERYLRKGIEAKAGNAVLLKVNQIGTLTEAVRTASLAFRYGYRVIVSHRSGETNDPFISDFSVALNCGYIKAGAPARGERVAKYNRLLEIEEELGSVASFSQLDTL
- the pheT gene encoding phenylalanine--tRNA ligase subunit beta — translated: MSFSRREMERLWRSLSEEELTDLLDFTKMNLESFGEEVGFEVTSDRMDLVTLEGIVRCLKGISNEELGLPKYRVRRKAFEVRVGEGVAKVRPYVVAALVRDVDLRTEESLVALIEAQEKIHDTLGRKRRRVAIGLHDFSKVKPPIIYDARRAEEVHFVPLGEYAEMSAKEILEQTEKGKIYSHLIANPENLVPLIMDSREEVLSMPPIINSELTRLTPGVRDIFIDVTGTDLKAIWYALEIISSALAERGGEISTLDILYPDGRNIETPRHEPEEMEVDLDFIRSILGLNLSEDDVVMQLLRARLDAECSDGKVRVLIPGYRSDFLHPIDVAEEVSITLGLNKIGYELPKNVMTVGRPHPVEKVSRKVRTVMIGLGYQEVLNYIMTSRASLFHAVGREEREVVEISNPVSESYSVLRDALFPGLLAFLANNTHVRYPQKVFEIGDVVLIDERLENKTRDERRVAAAYADDSVGFEDIYSHLKVLFENLSYRIELEPRKERPFIEGRCASVLREGEEVGVIGEIDPEVLLNLGITVPVAIFEVALKVPGKEPLT